Proteins encoded within one genomic window of Cryptosporangium minutisporangium:
- a CDS encoding TetR/AcrR family transcriptional regulator, with amino-acid sequence MTAQTTGLRALKKRQTRENIASQATRLFLERGFDNVTIADVAAAAQVAKMTVTNYFPRKEDLALDMHDVFVQQLATTVREREPGESALTALRRAFLAAAAAHDPVIGFSGPQFARMIIESPTLVARLREFHDDREQALAAALADATGAPDDNVMPRVAATQLAGVHRLLFEETTRRTLAGQDNDEIAQAVIRFAEVAFDALAPSLAGYATRPVAEATS; translated from the coding sequence ATGACCGCTCAGACGACCGGACTCAGAGCCCTCAAGAAGCGCCAGACCAGGGAAAACATCGCCAGCCAGGCGACCCGACTCTTCCTCGAGCGGGGTTTCGACAACGTGACGATCGCCGACGTGGCAGCCGCCGCACAGGTCGCGAAGATGACCGTCACGAACTACTTTCCCCGCAAGGAAGACCTGGCCCTGGATATGCACGACGTCTTCGTGCAGCAGCTGGCCACCACGGTCCGCGAACGGGAACCGGGCGAATCGGCGCTCACCGCGCTACGCCGCGCCTTCCTCGCCGCAGCGGCCGCGCACGATCCGGTCATCGGGTTCTCCGGTCCCCAGTTCGCCCGCATGATCATCGAGAGCCCGACGCTGGTGGCCCGCCTCCGTGAATTCCACGACGACCGGGAGCAAGCCCTTGCCGCCGCCCTGGCCGACGCGACCGGCGCCCCGGATGACAACGTCATGCCCAGGGTTGCGGCGACCCAGTTGGCCGGCGTTCACCGGCTGCTGTTCGAGGAGACCACGCGTCGCACGCTGGCCGGGCAGGACAACGACGAGATCGCACAGGCCGTCATCCGGTTCGCGGAGGTCGCCTTCGACGCCCTCGCGCCCTCCCTCGCCGGCTACGCGACCCGCCCTGTTGCGGAGGCGACTTCGTGA
- a CDS encoding NACHT domain-containing protein: MQGHSELGGAMTEIAIGISAEIGAQVLMPVFRKLAKQIVVATAGNSGKANKSDKRAAAFLSGDSLAESLAIKKVQLPSDISNEQFTLFLTSPIAQALLQELVAVRLSDGSAPRIIQLKERWTVEATGRLESGNPSHLKKAAQQTFDILDDQCIWVVEQLGKDEPEHLARLHNDSLFKRITCVLESIENHMACLNATRPSDMERDEAFVREYRKQVIHGHSMITPPDFDRRRELPIEDIYVSPLITLADGETEGVLDTYRLLDYIDRTVLLGDPGAGKSTASSVLMYHCAKKDEAQVPFIVTLREFAASGRVDNSIVNFIEQKLDAFYSCKPPAGTLERLLVSGRCLVIFDGLDELLDTTRRREVTDVVRLFCNRYPLSSVLVTSRRVGYEQAPMDKTQFERLEISGFDRDRVYQYATKWFAQDDKLTHPEALQWAQSFVDESDEVADIRSTPLLLALMCIIYRGERSLPQNRPAVYERCATMLFDQWDNHRKIKVELRIGNQVDPILKHLAYWLLTTDDAGEGVIEDVLTRETQAYLHDNLFEDSWEAKLAAEEFVRFCRGRAWVFSDVGSTAEGEDLYKFTHRTFMEYFAAYELDRMHDSPERLARTLAPRVANAEWDVVAQLAVQICDKHNRRGADRIYKSLLGEKRRRAATKRENIYDFLARSLDFCSISPHTLRLLTRNVIASTLSTKTIPQSLTSLLMSVPATNRDLVAEEIATIVAETLANTTDPEARLHTILFACYYNSASYRTARSIRGFTERQEYWRKKVADLSYMYRAVILASIPDNPASVYLALREHLLSAADLVENAEANLAVLFRAAPVPNLNITYVSPAADTVFVAYGRPGFRTDRVLRAWTGIGECVRRLGPPPWVLRTSNIRPEPEGYVFRDIKHLIDEENRVDEEDVDIVPSDVYGLAVIACCLAELDPKTERSHAGLMRILRAFGTLACSAGFDRDAEPNIHGVPDPDGYLALWLEGTANFVRI; encoded by the coding sequence ATGCAGGGCCATTCGGAACTGGGGGGCGCGATGACAGAGATAGCGATCGGGATATCTGCGGAAATCGGCGCGCAAGTTCTAATGCCTGTATTCCGCAAGCTAGCGAAGCAGATCGTGGTAGCCACAGCAGGGAACAGCGGAAAAGCAAACAAAAGCGATAAGCGGGCGGCAGCCTTCCTGTCCGGCGATAGCCTAGCCGAGTCCCTTGCCATTAAAAAGGTTCAGCTTCCAAGCGATATCTCAAATGAACAGTTTACTCTGTTCCTTACGTCTCCGATTGCCCAAGCTCTCCTGCAGGAACTAGTCGCCGTTCGACTATCCGACGGATCCGCACCGAGGATTATTCAGCTCAAAGAACGCTGGACAGTTGAGGCGACAGGGAGACTAGAGTCAGGCAATCCGAGCCACCTTAAAAAGGCCGCACAACAGACGTTCGATATCCTCGACGATCAATGCATCTGGGTCGTGGAGCAACTTGGGAAGGACGAGCCAGAGCACCTGGCGCGACTGCACAACGATTCCCTATTCAAAAGAATCACATGCGTGCTTGAGTCGATCGAGAACCATATGGCCTGCCTGAATGCAACCAGGCCATCCGACATGGAGCGCGACGAGGCATTCGTTCGAGAATATCGAAAGCAGGTAATCCACGGGCATTCTATGATTACTCCGCCGGATTTCGACCGTAGGCGTGAACTTCCGATCGAAGATATTTATGTTAGCCCACTTATCACTTTAGCCGACGGCGAGACAGAGGGCGTCCTTGATACCTATCGGCTACTTGACTACATCGATCGAACCGTTTTATTGGGTGACCCCGGGGCCGGGAAATCCACCGCCAGTTCCGTCCTAATGTATCACTGTGCTAAGAAAGACGAAGCGCAGGTTCCATTCATAGTAACACTCCGCGAGTTCGCCGCCAGCGGACGAGTCGATAATTCCATAGTCAACTTCATCGAGCAGAAGCTCGACGCTTTCTACTCGTGCAAGCCGCCAGCCGGAACACTTGAACGATTGCTGGTATCCGGACGATGCCTCGTTATCTTCGATGGCCTTGATGAACTGCTCGACACAACACGCCGCCGCGAAGTGACTGATGTGGTCCGGCTATTCTGCAATCGGTATCCGCTATCCAGCGTGCTCGTTACCTCCCGCAGGGTAGGTTACGAACAAGCCCCAATGGACAAAACTCAATTCGAGCGGCTAGAGATCTCTGGCTTCGATCGGGATCGAGTTTATCAGTATGCAACGAAGTGGTTCGCTCAGGATGACAAGCTAACGCATCCCGAGGCACTGCAATGGGCGCAATCCTTCGTGGACGAGAGCGACGAGGTCGCTGACATCCGATCTACGCCACTTCTTCTCGCCCTCATGTGCATTATCTACCGCGGCGAACGCTCGCTCCCACAAAATCGACCGGCGGTTTATGAGCGCTGTGCGACGATGTTATTTGATCAGTGGGATAACCATCGGAAGATCAAAGTTGAGCTTCGAATAGGAAATCAGGTTGATCCGATCCTGAAGCACCTCGCCTATTGGCTCCTTACCACCGACGATGCCGGTGAGGGCGTCATCGAAGATGTGCTTACGCGAGAGACCCAGGCATACCTCCACGACAATCTGTTCGAGGACTCCTGGGAGGCGAAACTGGCGGCCGAGGAGTTCGTTCGGTTCTGTCGAGGCCGTGCATGGGTCTTCAGCGACGTGGGATCCACAGCCGAGGGAGAAGACCTATATAAGTTCACTCACCGCACTTTTATGGAATACTTCGCAGCTTATGAACTGGATCGCATGCACGACTCGCCTGAGCGGTTAGCACGGACGCTTGCACCCCGGGTGGCGAATGCCGAATGGGATGTTGTGGCACAGCTTGCTGTCCAAATTTGCGACAAACACAATCGGCGAGGCGCGGATCGCATCTACAAGTCGCTCCTTGGAGAGAAGCGGAGGCGGGCTGCGACTAAACGAGAGAACATCTATGATTTCCTGGCACGCAGCCTGGATTTCTGTTCGATTTCACCCCACACGCTTCGCCTACTGACCCGAAACGTGATCGCATCGACACTGTCTACTAAGACTATACCTCAAAGCCTAACGTCTCTACTTATGAGCGTTCCTGCCACTAACCGCGATCTAGTCGCTGAAGAAATCGCCACAATAGTCGCCGAGACTTTAGCGAATACCACCGACCCGGAAGCCCGTCTTCACACCATCTTGTTCGCCTGCTACTACAATTCAGCGTCGTATCGAACTGCTCGTTCGATCCGAGGATTCACTGAACGACAGGAGTACTGGAGAAAGAAGGTGGCTGATCTATCATACATGTACCGAGCTGTAATTCTTGCTAGCATTCCAGACAATCCGGCCAGCGTCTACCTCGCGCTCCGAGAGCATCTCCTCTCGGCGGCCGACCTCGTCGAAAATGCCGAGGCGAACTTGGCTGTGCTATTCCGGGCAGCGCCTGTCCCGAACCTCAATATTACCTATGTTTCCCCGGCCGCCGACACCGTGTTTGTTGCGTACGGGCGGCCTGGATTCCGGACGGACCGCGTACTGCGGGCGTGGACGGGTATCGGCGAGTGCGTCCGACGACTGGGACCACCTCCTTGGGTGCTGCGCACAAGCAACATACGTCCCGAGCCCGAGGGTTACGTCTTCCGAGACATCAAGCATTTGATCGACGAGGAAAACCGGGTAGATGAGGAAGATGTAGATATCGTTCCGTCAGACGTCTACGGACTTGCTGTCATCGCATGCTGCTTAGCGGAGCTGGATCCGAAGACAGAGAGGAGCCATGCTGGGCTCATGAGAATCCTTCGCGCGTTTGGAACACTCGCTTGCAGCGCGGGTTTCGACCGAGACGCAGAGCCAAATATCCATGGCGTTCCTGATCCGGACGGGTACCTGGCTTTATGGCTAGAAGGCACGGCCAATTTCGTGCGCATTTGA
- a CDS encoding tyrosine-type recombinase/integrase: MDADRAGDHPGLPGRPRSSAEAWEDHDVVFCVRNGRPIHRSDDWKEWKRLLRLARVRDVRVHDGRHTAATLLIEQGVHIRTVQEILGHSRITVTERYTHVASPMARDAANLMGQALWE, from the coding sequence ATTGATGCCGACCGCGCGGGCGATCACCCGGGGTTACCAGGGCGACCGAGGTCGAGCGCCGAAGCTTGGGAGGACCACGATGTCGTCTTCTGCGTCCGAAACGGCCGCCCCATCCATCGATCCGACGATTGGAAGGAGTGGAAGCGCCTCCTACGCCTAGCGAGGGTCCGCGACGTCCGTGTTCATGATGGGCGGCACACGGCAGCAACTCTGCTCATCGAGCAGGGAGTGCACATCCGGACCGTTCAGGAGATCCTCGGCCACTCCCGGATCACAGTGACCGAGCGATACACGCATGTTGCCTCGCCGATGGCGCGTGACGCCGCCAACCTCATGGGCCAGGCGCTATGGGAATAG
- a CDS encoding DUF6082 family protein codes for MPRRRRTFATRAILIGLAVLGFCVAAALLGLAIVALNRSSEAELVKLSNIGQAFGALSALLSGIALVGVVISIRAQLQDVAVARAQSVRDLHLELSRMALDDWKSFGPIFSDSAIVDAPNPRSDVFTNQLIAFWWTAYEFGYFSPEATRYNFRELFKSEPGRDFWGRSEGAWRQSGTSSKYQTFLSIASAEYLQAVEGGPPSRPGPSPGPRIRQTDGKRKLSLLYCGAAGGAALAYAFLRTRAKR; via the coding sequence ATGCCTCGTCGAAGACGAACATTCGCGACTCGCGCTATATTGATAGGCCTAGCGGTGCTCGGCTTCTGTGTCGCGGCGGCGCTACTTGGCTTGGCCATTGTCGCGCTGAATCGCAGCAGTGAAGCGGAACTAGTGAAGCTAAGCAATATCGGGCAGGCTTTCGGCGCACTCTCCGCCCTATTGTCGGGGATTGCCTTGGTCGGAGTCGTAATATCGATCCGCGCCCAGCTTCAAGACGTAGCGGTAGCACGTGCGCAGTCAGTTAGAGACCTTCATCTCGAACTCAGTCGCATGGCGCTCGATGACTGGAAATCGTTTGGGCCGATCTTTAGTGACTCGGCAATTGTCGATGCGCCTAACCCGAGGTCCGACGTATTCACCAATCAGCTGATAGCCTTTTGGTGGACGGCGTACGAATTCGGATACTTCTCGCCGGAGGCTACCCGATACAACTTTCGCGAGTTATTCAAATCTGAACCGGGGAGAGATTTCTGGGGGCGATCCGAGGGTGCGTGGCGACAATCGGGAACCTCGTCGAAATACCAAACTTTCCTAAGCATCGCTTCTGCGGAGTACTTGCAAGCTGTAGAGGGCGGGCCGCCGTCTCGCCCCGGGCCAAGTCCGGGTCCGAGAATCCGCCAGACGGATGGAAAACGGAAACTTAGTCTACTCTATTGCGGTGCGGCTGGCGGCGCCGCGCTTGCGTATGCCTTCCTGAGGACGAGAGCTAAGAGATAG
- a CDS encoding DUF397 domain-containing protein, protein MSADSSVVWRKSTYSSGDGNCLEIAVTAAESVYVRDSKHPNSYVLNFSRESWTSFTSALREGEIRA, encoded by the coding sequence ATGTCGGCGGATAGCTCAGTTGTTTGGCGAAAATCGACCTATAGTAGCGGGGACGGGAACTGCTTGGAGATTGCCGTTACAGCCGCGGAATCCGTCTACGTGCGCGACTCCAAGCATCCTAACAGTTACGTCCTGAATTTCAGCCGAGAGAGCTGGACATCGTTCACTAGTGCGCTTCGTGAAGGAGAAATTCGCGCCTAG
- a CDS encoding EcsC family protein, protein MDDIPRRPEPATPNPTRVLPADEAQPLNATKPLPVDEVPTVVQPAAPASTRVLPDAEASAGRSPVDRTPPAPPQSPAAPPIAPEAPAWGSGASTADAPGSPAARDTAPPAPPSAPSIPSAPPASEAARAAAPAAPFAASGPTPAGDTPAGPPPHTGGTLNGSAPVGEAPAAPGPTNGTAAPSAADGTSAPGSANGIPAPNSANGAAVPSATGGGAAPSAPAWGSAADAQTPAPQDPGTEMMAVPPASMGPDAAEATAGAGETPSAIPANLLARMKADPAHAPELLVMAAVEKFGPEAALWMARTRAAHPYVADHVWVPVIQTRFIRLSKYSGAAAGAAGAVGAVVDVGVLAWNQARMVLHIAAAFGYDPTHPDRAAELLVIRGLQTKLDAARTAIDVARRQQDAAALTKHLPTSVRNFGSGAGRAYSELAWQLTRMAGLAAVKKMAMKFVPFAGVPLGAMANSSATKKLAEQAIAYYTTHRPPIALPPGNSGS, encoded by the coding sequence ATGGACGACATCCCGCGCCGCCCTGAGCCCGCTACCCCGAACCCCACCCGCGTGCTGCCCGCCGACGAGGCGCAGCCGCTCAATGCCACGAAGCCACTGCCGGTCGACGAGGTGCCGACGGTGGTACAACCTGCCGCTCCGGCGTCGACGCGAGTGCTGCCCGACGCGGAAGCATCGGCCGGACGCTCACCGGTCGACCGCACTCCTCCGGCACCCCCGCAGAGCCCCGCCGCACCGCCGATCGCACCGGAGGCCCCGGCGTGGGGTTCCGGGGCGTCGACCGCGGACGCGCCGGGTAGCCCCGCCGCGCGGGACACCGCCCCGCCTGCGCCGCCGTCTGCGCCGAGCATTCCTTCCGCGCCTCCGGCCTCGGAGGCAGCGCGTGCGGCCGCGCCAGCGGCCCCGTTCGCGGCCAGCGGGCCGACCCCGGCCGGCGACACGCCTGCTGGACCGCCGCCCCATACGGGCGGAACGCTCAACGGGTCGGCGCCGGTCGGCGAAGCGCCCGCGGCGCCAGGCCCGACAAACGGCACTGCTGCGCCAAGCGCGGCGGACGGCACGTCCGCGCCAGGCTCGGCGAACGGCATTCCCGCGCCGAACTCGGCGAACGGCGCAGCTGTGCCGAGCGCAACCGGCGGCGGTGCTGCGCCGAGCGCCCCGGCGTGGGGCTCGGCTGCGGACGCACAGACCCCGGCTCCGCAGGACCCGGGCACGGAGATGATGGCGGTACCGCCGGCCAGCATGGGCCCCGACGCCGCCGAGGCGACGGCCGGCGCTGGCGAGACGCCTAGCGCCATCCCCGCGAACTTGCTGGCTCGGATGAAGGCCGATCCTGCCCACGCGCCTGAGCTCCTCGTGATGGCCGCGGTCGAGAAGTTCGGACCGGAAGCCGCGCTCTGGATGGCGCGTACCCGGGCCGCGCACCCGTACGTCGCCGATCACGTGTGGGTGCCGGTGATTCAGACCCGGTTCATCCGGCTGAGCAAGTACTCCGGGGCCGCAGCCGGAGCGGCCGGTGCGGTCGGTGCGGTCGTGGACGTCGGTGTCCTGGCCTGGAACCAGGCCAGGATGGTGCTGCACATCGCGGCGGCGTTCGGGTACGACCCGACCCATCCGGATCGGGCCGCCGAGTTGCTGGTGATCCGTGGCCTGCAGACCAAGCTGGATGCCGCCCGCACGGCGATCGACGTCGCGCGTCGGCAGCAGGACGCGGCTGCGCTGACCAAGCACCTACCGACCAGCGTCCGGAACTTCGGCTCCGGGGCGGGGCGCGCCTACAGCGAGCTGGCCTGGCAGCTCACGCGGATGGCCGGCCTCGCCGCGGTGAAGAAGATGGCGATGAAGTTCGTGCCGTTCGCGGGGGTGCCGCTCGGCGCGATGGCGAACTCGAGCGCGACGAAGAAGCTAGCGGAGCAGGCGATCGCGTATTACACGACGCACCGCCCGCCGATCGCACTTCCACCCGGCAACAGCGGTAGCTAG
- a CDS encoding cation:proton antiporter, with protein APAGGITLLEGSGIFLLAAGGGIVIGGLLGYLLRQLRRRIESPVLENALNLVVPFAVFLAAESVHASGVLAVVITGLYLGNTATETSPQARLQAGANWEVIDFVLESIVFALIGLQLPAVIAELEGRDVSSVAWWSIAILLVTIAGRFLWVFPSSYLIRWLSPSVRARTPSPYWPTPTVNSWAGMRGVVSLAAAFALAHDFPQRGLILWLTFVVVFGTLVIQGLTLPALIRRLGVSGTDDMNDRLAEANAQHQAARAATGRLDELVSTASHPPPEEVVGLLKHYSEYRANSAWERLGGGLSHGGKETPGAAFRRLRQEMVQAQRATFTRLRNLGELDDEVMREMVRELDLEETMLGRHQDDPQPHAPREASPASEGA; from the coding sequence CGCCCCCGCCGGCGGCATCACGCTGCTGGAAGGCAGCGGCATCTTCCTCCTCGCCGCCGGCGGCGGGATCGTCATCGGTGGCTTGCTCGGCTACCTGCTGCGCCAGCTGCGGCGCCGGATCGAATCGCCGGTCCTGGAGAACGCGCTCAACCTCGTGGTGCCGTTCGCCGTGTTCCTCGCGGCGGAGAGCGTGCACGCGTCCGGGGTGCTCGCGGTCGTGATCACCGGCCTGTATCTCGGCAACACCGCGACCGAGACGTCGCCGCAGGCGCGACTGCAGGCCGGGGCGAACTGGGAGGTGATCGACTTCGTCCTGGAGTCGATCGTGTTCGCGCTGATCGGCCTGCAGCTGCCGGCGGTGATCGCGGAGCTGGAAGGGCGCGACGTCTCGTCGGTCGCCTGGTGGTCGATAGCGATCCTGCTGGTGACGATCGCGGGCCGGTTCCTCTGGGTGTTCCCGTCGTCGTACTTGATCCGTTGGTTGTCGCCGTCGGTGCGCGCGCGAACGCCCTCGCCGTACTGGCCAACGCCGACCGTCAACTCGTGGGCGGGCATGCGGGGGGTGGTGTCGCTGGCGGCCGCGTTCGCCCTGGCGCACGACTTCCCGCAGCGTGGCTTGATCCTGTGGCTCACGTTCGTGGTCGTCTTCGGCACGCTGGTGATTCAAGGGCTCACCTTGCCCGCGCTGATCCGGCGCCTGGGCGTGAGCGGGACGGACGACATGAACGACCGGCTGGCCGAGGCGAACGCGCAGCACCAGGCCGCGCGGGCCGCGACAGGGCGGCTGGACGAACTGGTGTCTACGGCGTCGCATCCGCCGCCGGAGGAAGTGGTGGGGCTGCTGAAGCACTACTCCGAGTACCGGGCGAACAGTGCGTGGGAGCGGCTGGGTGGTGGCCTGTCGCACGGCGGGAAGGAGACGCCGGGTGCGGCGTTCCGCCGGTTGCGGCAGGAGATGGTGCAGGCACAGCGGGCGACGTTCACGCGGCTGCGGAACCTCGGGGAGTTGGACGACGAGGTGATGCGGGAGATGGTGCGGGAGCTGGATCTCGAGGAGACGATGCTCGGGCGCCATCAGGACGATCCGCAGCCGCACGCGCCGAGGGAGGCGTCACCGGCCTCCGAGGGCGCGTGA